A stretch of Microbulbifer sp. SAOS-129_SWC DNA encodes these proteins:
- a CDS encoding family 43 glycosylhydrolase, with product MVDDSRRNLFKTLLAGAAVAPLSARTVAAQPVPQGPACANSPTSPSWGRGLEGQRKADLGDGTFLNPIVSGDHPDPTILKDGDDYYMTFSSFYSYPALIIWHSTDLVNWAPLGPALTESLGCIWAVDLCKHGDRYYIYIPADPDGSGWSIYAIWADDIRGPWSRPVDLKISGCIDPGHVVGEDGRRYLFVNGIRKIRLTDDGLATDGDLEPAYQPWQYPQDWVVENFAPEGPKLLRRGDWFYLVTAVGGTAGPATGHMVIAARSKSIHGPWEHCPHNPLVRTTSVEEPWWSRGHATLVEGPAGDWWMVYHGYENGFRTLGRQTLLEPMEWTDDGWFRATGGDLSRPIRKPAGGKAGAAGFPLCDDFSHNRLGVQWAFHDPAPNERERLEYRDGGLVISASGRSPLDSAPLTCIVGERSYRAEVTLDLLGDGAEGGLLLFYNHKAFVGLGFTPQQSKTFQYADELPWMRKEIPTKSVRIRMTNQDNVVTYHYSHDGGKNWVLHDHRMEVSGLHHNVFGDFLSLRIGIYSAGEGSIRVRDFTFVAV from the coding sequence GTGGTTGACGATTCCCGGCGTAATTTATTTAAAACCCTGCTGGCGGGTGCGGCGGTTGCGCCGCTTTCCGCCCGCACTGTCGCAGCACAACCTGTGCCGCAGGGACCGGCCTGCGCCAATAGCCCGACCTCGCCATCCTGGGGGCGCGGCCTCGAGGGGCAGCGCAAAGCCGACCTCGGCGACGGTACCTTCCTGAACCCGATCGTGTCCGGGGATCACCCGGACCCGACGATCCTGAAGGACGGCGACGATTACTATATGACGTTCTCGTCCTTCTACTCCTATCCCGCCCTGATCATCTGGCACTCCACCGACCTGGTGAACTGGGCCCCGCTGGGCCCGGCACTGACCGAGTCACTCGGTTGTATCTGGGCCGTGGACCTGTGCAAACACGGCGACCGCTACTACATCTATATTCCCGCCGACCCGGATGGCAGCGGCTGGTCTATCTACGCCATCTGGGCCGACGATATCCGCGGGCCCTGGAGTCGGCCGGTGGACCTGAAAATCAGCGGCTGCATTGATCCCGGGCACGTGGTCGGCGAAGACGGCAGGCGCTACCTGTTCGTCAACGGTATCCGCAAGATACGCCTGACCGACGATGGCCTCGCCACCGATGGTGATCTCGAACCGGCCTACCAGCCGTGGCAGTACCCGCAAGACTGGGTGGTGGAAAACTTCGCTCCCGAGGGGCCCAAACTGCTGCGCCGCGGCGACTGGTTTTACCTGGTTACCGCGGTCGGCGGCACCGCCGGTCCGGCCACCGGGCATATGGTGATTGCCGCGCGTTCGAAATCCATTCACGGCCCCTGGGAGCACTGCCCGCACAACCCGCTGGTACGCACCACCAGTGTCGAGGAACCCTGGTGGTCGCGCGGCCACGCGACCCTGGTGGAAGGGCCGGCGGGCGACTGGTGGATGGTCTATCACGGCTATGAAAATGGCTTCCGCACCCTGGGCCGGCAGACCTTGCTGGAGCCGATGGAGTGGACCGACGATGGCTGGTTCCGGGCCACCGGCGGTGACCTGTCGCGGCCGATACGCAAACCGGCGGGCGGTAAAGCCGGGGCCGCGGGGTTCCCGCTGTGCGACGATTTTTCCCACAATCGCCTGGGCGTGCAGTGGGCATTCCACGATCCGGCGCCGAATGAGCGTGAGCGGCTCGAGTATCGCGACGGCGGTTTGGTGATCAGTGCCAGCGGGCGCTCACCGCTGGATAGCGCCCCGCTTACCTGTATCGTCGGCGAGCGTTCCTATCGGGCCGAAGTGACCCTGGATCTGCTTGGTGACGGCGCCGAGGGTGGTCTGCTGCTGTTCTACAACCACAAGGCTTTTGTCGGCCTTGGCTTTACACCGCAGCAGTCGAAAACCTTCCAGTACGCCGACGAATTGCCGTGGATGCGCAAGGAAATTCCGACCAAAAGCGTGCGTATCCGCATGACCAACCAGGATAATGTGGTGACCTACCACTACTCCCATGACGGCGGTAAAAACTGGGTTCTGCACGACCACCGCATGGAAGTGTCCGGACTGCATCACAATGTATTCGGGGATTTCCTGAGCTTGCGTATTGGCATTTATAGTGCAGGTGAGGGCAGCATCCGCGTGCGGGACTTTACCTTCGTCGCGGTGTAG
- a CDS encoding exo 1,3/1,4-beta-D-glucan glucohydrolase, which translates to MFNRKLLASALALLLSACGAGEDSTHKGAAADASQPADKDAASGPVVTGTAGNGTADSPWPQLKPAIARDPALEQRITDLMAKMTLEEKVGQLIQAEIKYATPEDVKKYHLGGILNGGGTYPNNDKFATPQDWLKLANAYYQASVDTSDGGVGIPVIWGSDAVHGHNNVIGATLFPHNIGLGAAHDPELLRRIGRATAEEVAVTGINWTFAPTVAVVRDDRWGRTYESYSEDPRIVGQYAGAMVEGIQGKVGSDGFLDGYHLVSATKHFIGDGGTGGVDRGDTRISEEELAKIHATGYITALQSGVQTVMASFNSWNGKRLHGNRHLLTDVLKGQLGFDGFVVGDWNGHRFVDGCTLESCPQAINAGLDMFMVPSDWKALYNNTLAQARSGEIPATRVDDAVRRILRVKMRAGLFDRNQPLAGKAGILGSAEHRAIAREAVRKSLVLLKNNEQLLPLNPHQKILVAGDGADNIGKQSGGWTISWQGTGNTRADFPGATSIYTGIKNAVDAAGGEAVLSEKGDFSGSTFRAGGKPDVAIVVFGENPYAEWHGDITSLEYQFGDKSDLALLKKLKAQGIPVASIFLSGRPLWVNREMNASNAFVAAWLPGSEGEGIADVVIAGADGKPRYDFTGKLSFSWPRDVHQTPLNVGDKDYDPLFAYGYGLTDEDQVQVANNLPENGESYAEGPLQDALLMVWRARPPWQLSIDEEGSAPVPVTGNMGSSGDDDNITVSAIDMVNQEDARLLEWKGLRRGSVSLRSEYPQDMSRYLDAGAALSMDVRVDREPGGEVFAALQCGPDCSVRLPLADSLRKLPLGKWSHLSIDLQCFAAKGADFGQVDTSFALDSTDSLAVALANIKYRIGAANDATLKCKG; encoded by the coding sequence ATGTTCAACAGAAAACTGCTCGCCTCGGCGCTGGCGCTGCTGCTCAGTGCCTGCGGCGCCGGGGAAGACAGCACGCACAAGGGTGCCGCGGCGGATGCCAGCCAGCCCGCTGATAAAGATGCCGCCAGTGGACCTGTGGTAACTGGAACTGCGGGCAATGGCACGGCCGACAGTCCCTGGCCGCAGCTGAAGCCGGCGATTGCCCGCGATCCGGCGCTGGAGCAGCGCATCACCGATCTGATGGCGAAGATGACGCTGGAAGAAAAAGTCGGCCAGCTGATCCAGGCAGAGATCAAGTACGCCACGCCGGAAGACGTCAAGAAATACCACCTCGGCGGTATCCTGAACGGCGGCGGCACCTATCCCAACAACGACAAGTTCGCCACGCCGCAAGACTGGCTGAAACTGGCCAACGCCTATTACCAGGCCTCCGTTGATACCTCCGACGGCGGCGTCGGCATTCCGGTAATCTGGGGTTCCGATGCGGTGCACGGTCACAACAACGTCATCGGTGCGACCCTGTTCCCGCACAATATCGGCCTCGGTGCCGCACACGATCCCGAACTGCTGCGCCGCATCGGCCGCGCCACCGCCGAGGAAGTGGCGGTGACCGGGATCAACTGGACCTTCGCGCCCACTGTCGCCGTCGTCCGCGACGACCGCTGGGGCCGCACCTACGAAAGTTACTCTGAGGACCCGCGCATCGTCGGCCAGTACGCCGGCGCCATGGTGGAGGGCATCCAGGGCAAAGTCGGTAGCGACGGATTCCTCGACGGTTACCACCTGGTATCCGCCACCAAGCACTTTATCGGCGACGGCGGCACCGGCGGTGTCGACCGCGGCGATACCCGTATCAGCGAAGAAGAGCTGGCGAAGATTCACGCCACCGGTTATATCACTGCGCTGCAGTCCGGCGTGCAGACGGTCATGGCCTCTTTCAACAGCTGGAACGGCAAGCGCCTGCACGGCAACCGCCACCTGCTGACCGACGTACTCAAGGGCCAGCTCGGTTTCGATGGCTTTGTCGTCGGCGACTGGAATGGCCACCGCTTTGTCGACGGCTGCACACTGGAGAGCTGTCCGCAGGCGATCAATGCCGGCCTGGATATGTTTATGGTGCCGTCAGACTGGAAGGCGCTGTACAACAATACCCTGGCCCAGGCGCGCAGTGGCGAGATCCCGGCAACCCGCGTCGACGATGCCGTGCGCCGTATCCTGCGGGTAAAAATGCGCGCTGGCCTGTTCGATCGCAACCAGCCGTTGGCCGGCAAGGCCGGTATTCTCGGCAGCGCGGAACACCGCGCCATCGCGCGCGAGGCGGTGCGCAAATCCCTGGTACTGCTGAAAAACAATGAGCAACTGCTGCCGCTGAATCCGCACCAGAAAATCCTGGTGGCCGGTGATGGCGCCGACAATATCGGCAAGCAGAGTGGTGGCTGGACCATTTCCTGGCAGGGCACCGGCAATACCCGTGCCGATTTCCCCGGTGCCACTTCTATCTATACCGGGATCAAGAATGCTGTCGATGCCGCCGGTGGCGAGGCAGTATTGAGCGAGAAGGGCGACTTCTCCGGCAGCACTTTCCGCGCTGGCGGCAAACCGGATGTGGCCATTGTGGTGTTCGGCGAGAACCCCTACGCGGAGTGGCACGGAGATATCACCAGCCTCGAATACCAGTTCGGTGACAAGAGTGACCTGGCACTGCTGAAAAAGCTCAAAGCTCAGGGCATTCCGGTGGCCAGTATTTTCCTGTCCGGCCGGCCGCTGTGGGTCAACAGGGAGATGAATGCATCCAATGCATTTGTTGCCGCCTGGTTGCCCGGCTCCGAGGGCGAGGGTATCGCCGATGTGGTGATTGCCGGTGCCGACGGCAAACCGCGTTACGACTTCACCGGCAAGCTGTCTTTCAGCTGGCCGCGCGATGTGCACCAGACACCCCTCAATGTCGGCGACAAGGATTACGACCCCCTGTTCGCCTACGGCTACGGACTCACGGATGAAGATCAGGTGCAGGTGGCGAACAACCTGCCGGAAAACGGCGAGAGCTACGCCGAGGGTCCGCTGCAGGATGCGCTGCTGATGGTATGGCGCGCGCGGCCGCCTTGGCAGCTGTCCATCGACGAAGAGGGCAGCGCACCGGTGCCAGTGACTGGCAATATGGGCAGCAGTGGCGACGACGACAATATCACCGTGTCCGCCATCGATATGGTCAACCAGGAAGATGCGCGCCTGCTTGAATGGAAGGGCCTGCGCCGTGGCAGCGTCAGCCTGCGCAGCGAGTACCCGCAGGATATGAGCCGCTACCTGGACGCCGGCGCGGCGCTGAGTATGGATGTACGGGTCGACCGCGAGCCCGGCGGTGAAGTCTTCGCCGCGCTGCAGTGTGGTCCCGACTGCAGTGTGCGCCTGCCACTGGCCGATTCGCTGCGCAAACTGCCGCTGGGCAAGTGGTCGCACCTGTCCATCGACCTGCAGTGCTTCGCCGCCAAGGGCGCCGACTTCGGCCAGGTGGATACCAGCTTCGCGCTGGATAGCACCGATAGCCTTGCGGTGGCGCTGGCCAATATCAAATACCGTATCGGCGCCGCCAATGATGCGACTTTGAAGTGCAAGGGGTAG